The genomic segment CGGACGGGTGATGACCTGTCCGCTGAGCGGCAGGGTCATGGGCGGCACTTTGGTCCAGGCGGCATCTTCGGGCGCCGATGGCAGCTCACCCTCGACCAGATGGGACCGGATAATCATCCCTTCCGAACTGACCAAAGGGATGCCCCATCCGCCCAGGACGATGCCGATCACCAGGAGACTTGCGAGAAAAGCAAACAGGAGCGGACGGGAGCGATTGAGAGTCGTCATTCGCACCATGCAGGAGGTCGGTAACTCGACGGCATCCGTCGAGATGGTTGCCTGCTCGCACACACCCTTACGGAAGCTTCACCCGGCGAATCTTGTTTTCACCGCGCTCGCACATATAGAGGTGGCCTTGCGAATCCAGCGCCAGGCCGACGGGCGAGTTCACCACCGCTTCCACGCCCAACAAGCCGTCTCCATGCTTCACTGTGCCGGCGGATTCTTTCGCCACGAAGCGGGCGGCGCCGCAGCCCCCCATATTCTTGTCTTCGTAGCCGCTGTCGCCATTCCCGGCGACCGTCGTAATGAGGCCTGTCTGCGCGTCCACTTTGCGCACGCGGTGATTCATGGTATCGGAGACGTAGAGATTGTCCTGCTGGTCGAACACGACGGCTTCCGGGGCATGCAGCATGGCCCGGATGGCCGGCTTGTCGTCGCCGTCGAATCCGTAGCGGCAGACTCCGGCCACCGTCGAGATAATCCCGGTGCGGGCGTCGATCTTCCGCACGCGATTGCTGCCCTTATCGACGATGTGCACGTCGCCGTGGCTGTTCACCGCAATGCCGACCACGTCATAGAGCCGGGCCTCGATCGCCGGCTTGCCGTCGTCCAGATACATCGACATATCCAGCCCGTCCGAGCACACCGGCATCAGCCATCCATGATCATCACTAAAATCGATGCCGATTGCATCGCCGGAAAGCACCACGAGGTTGCGGGCTACCAGGGGCTGTTCACGGGATTCATCCTCGGCGGTCCACGTTCCGGCAATGGTGGTGACCATCCCGGTCTTGGGATCGTAGCGCCGGACTTTATGGGCCTGAGTATCGGCGATATACATGACATCGTCGCGGTCGAAGGCAATCGCGGCCGGCCACGTGAGATTCACCTCAAGCGCCGGACCGTCCCCGTTGAATCCATGCTGGCCGGTGCCGACCACGGTCGTGATGATGCCGGTGTCCCGATCCACTTTTCGGATCCGGTTGCTCCCGGAATCGCAGATATAGAGATGGTTCTGTGAATCGAAGGCGACATCAAGCGGCAGATACAAACCGGCTTCACCGCAAGGGCCCTCGTCGCCGCTATAACAGGTTTCGCCGATGCCGGCGAAATTGTGCAGCGTGCCCTCTTGGAGATTGATGCGGCGAATGCGATCGGACCCGGACTCGGCAAAGTAGAGCCACTTCTCCTCTTTGTCCAGCGCCACGTGGTGGGGAAGCGGAATCCCGGCCTTCACCGCCCGCTTGCCGTCACCGGTGCTGCGGGCCTTCCCGTTGCCTGCAAAGGTTTCGATGTACCCGCCTGCCAACTGCAGTTCTGTGTCCATGCCCATCCTTCGTGCGTCTGGCCGCCGCCGTGTTGCTGTCGGTTAGGCGCGCGTAGCCGGCTGCGCGACGGCGGCCGACTGATCGACCGTGATCGCCTGTGCGGGCGCGGCCGTGATGACCTGAGCCGGCGCCGCGGCTTGCTGCTGCGCGGCTTGCGCTTGGGCCTGCGCCTCGGCCTCGATGGCGTCGGCTTCGTGCACGGACTTCTTGAAGCCCTTGATGGCCTTGCCCAATCCTTCTCCGAGCTGCGGCAGCTTGCCCGCGCCGAAAATGATCAACACGATCACAAGGATGAGAATCAACTCTGTAAATCCAAGACTCCCAAACATGATGGACTCCTTCGTGAGGGGTAAATCAGGATGCGGAACTTTCTTTGGCTTTCTTCGCGAATCGCTCTTTCAGCCGTTTGCGGGCCTCTTCAGCCTGCTCGAACATCTTGCACTTGTCGTACACGCTGATCAGGTTGTAATAGGCCAGCGGCTCGTCGGGGTTGTGCTCGACGGCGCTTTCCATGACCTTGATCGCCAAATCCGTCTTCTTATGATTCAGCGCGATTTCCATCAGTTTGAAGCTGGCCTCCAAATGCCTGGGCTCCAGCTCCAAGGTCCGCAGATAGCACTGAATGCCCATATCGATCGTGTTGTAATCCGACACCTGCGGATTATCCAGCTCGATATAGACCCCGGCCAGATTGTACCAGGCGATCGGATCCTCCGGCGTAATTTCGACCAGCCGCTCGTAGTAGTCCTTGGCTTCCATGTACTTCTTCTTGTCCGCATAGACGCGGCCAAGATTGAACAACGACAGCACGTCGTGGGGGAAGACTTCGAGGGCATGCTTGAACTCGGCCTCCGCCTCGTCGGCCATATTCTTGGTGGCGTAGATGGTCCCGAGATTCGAGTAGTACATCGCCAGCGACCGGTTCATTTCCGCGCGCAGACCCTCGGCCATCTCGATCGACTTCTTGACCTCGGCCAGCGCATCGTCGAGACGCCCCTTGCTGAAGTACAGCTCGCCCAGCCGGCAGCGGGCCTGAAAATCGTCCGGCTCGGTCGCCAGCAGCTTCTCGATTTCGACGATTTCTTCGTCCGGAGAGAGCGGCTGATCTCCCGGATCCAGGGCAGTGGCAGCAGGCATTGGTTCAGATGTCGGCTTCGTTGTGTCCATACGTGTACCTTGTGTGTCTGTGCTGAGGGTTAAACCTGTTCCGTCACCAGTCCATCCGACGAGCCTACCAACGGACTCTCCGTCGGCACCGCCGATTCCGCAGCCACCGGCTTGGCCCGATCAAGCGTCAACAACATCACTCCGAGAATCACCATCAACGTCAGATTGGAAAACAGCAACGCATACCCGGCGATGAACATGAGCCCGATGCCATACCCGGCCAGCCGCCCCATATTGAGCAGCTTGATCACCGTGTAGGACCAGCAGAGCAACCCTCCCATGTAAATCGCAAACGGGAGATAGAAGGTATAGCCCATGCCGAACTGGAAAATCCACCCGATCCCCTGCGATGCCTGGCGCACCGCAGAGGCCATGGCCGGATCATACAGCCCGAGAAGATAGTCGGTAAAGATCAAGGTCGTGAAAATGATCCCCGTCGTGCCCCAGAACCAGATGGCCCGGTTGCGCTGGCGGCGGTTCTTCGTGCGGAGCGAGAGCCCCTGGCCATACGCCACGAAGGTGAGATAACTCGCCAGGACCATCAGTCCTTCGCCGATGCGATGCGCTTCATAGACGAATGGCGGCGCCGCCACCGTGCCTGCCACGCTGTAGGCCGTGGAGACGATCTGATAGTACAGCCAGCCCGATATCCCGACAGCGAACGTCAGACCCAATATCCGCTGCGCGCGGCCCTGATGGGTCGCGAGGTACTCGGCCATCAGCAACACCAGGGTCACAAATGCAATTCCGTTGTACACCAGGGAGCCCACCATCCCTGGAGGGACTACTAAAAACCCCGCCGTAAGAAGTAAAAGCAGCGCGGCGCAGGCCATCGCTACCTTGGATACCCGGCTGGTATCGGGCCCCACCCCCCGATTGACCATGGTCACGATCAAGGCGAGAAACAGGAGGATCGCCACAATATTGAGCAACCACGTTCCGATTTCAGTGAGCGTACTAAAGGTCGGGGTAATCCACGGATGGGCCACGGCCAACTTGCTGAGGTGCATGCCCAGCCGCGAGACCAGGCGATACAGCACCAGCTCGAGAAAGGACGTCAGGAGGACGAGCTTGACCGTATACTCGAAGAGCGGGCCATAATCGCTCACCCTGCCCGTGAGCCGCTCTCCCATCGTCGCAATCTTCATCGCATGCGCTCCGCCTGAATCACGCCGGATTATAGCCGTCGAAAAAAAACGAGGTCAATGCCGGATCGACCGGGTACTTGGCCGCTCTCTCGGCCTACGAGGAACCGATCGGTTGCGGCGCCTGCTTCTCCCGGGCGATATACAGCAAGCCGTCCGCCATTGAATAGTTGAACGGCAGTTCGCACACCACTTCGCTGATCCGTTCATAGACATACTGGTACAGTTTCTCCGACTGCTCCGGCGTCATCCCTTCCTGCACTTCGTAGAAGAACCCCAAGCTGAGGTCCTCCGCCGACGGCCGCATGATGCGGCGGATGCCGTACCCGCCGGGATCGCTCATGATCGGCGCCTCTTTTTCAAGATCGAAGAGGCAGGGCTGGCAGGAGAAGCCGAACGATTCGTGCAGCTTCTTGTTTTCCACGACAAAGTTCATCGTTTCCAGCGCTTCTTCTTCTTTCTCGGTGGGGAAACCCACAATGATATAGCAATGGACGGCGATGCCCAAATCCACACAGTCGTCGGCGATGCGCCGCACCCACTCCTGCTTGATGCCCTTCTTCATGAAATCCATGATGCGCTGGTTGAACGATTCCAGCCCGAATACGATCTTGAGACAGCCGGCATCCCGCATCGACGCCAGCAATTCGCGCGACAGATTCTTTTCAAACCGCATCTCGCAGGTCCACTTGATGTCCAGCTTGCGCTCGACCATTTGCTGGCAGAGCCGTTTGGTCGGCGCCAGGGCAAAACATTCGTCGGTGAAGAAGAAATACTGCGCCCCGTACCGCTGCTTGAGCCATTCCAATTCTTCGATCGTGCGCCCCGGATCCTTCTGCCTGAAATTCTGGTGGTCGAGCGTCAGCGCGCAAAAGGCGCAGTCCTTGTAGTAACACCCGCGAGAGAATTGCACCGGCAGCACCGGCTCCGGCGACAAGTATTTATCGAGGGGGAATCCGTCGTAATTCGGAGCGGGCAATTGATTCACATTTTCGGAATAGAAGGGCTGATTAACCGTAATTTTCCCGTTCTGACGGTAAATCAGATTCGGCACCCTGCTGAAATCCTTTTTGCCGGCCATCTGATTCACCAGCTCCAGCAGCGCCGTTTCGCCCTCAAACACCACGATATCATCCGCAAGGTCGAACAAGCTTGGGCACCGCCTGATGTTGTCCACCAAACGCGTGAAAATGCTGCCACCAATCGTCACATGCAGATCCGGTGCGGCTTCTTTGATCAAACGGCACAAAGTCAGCCCAGGGATGATCTGTGAGGTGGCGGTAATCGACACGCCGATGATATCCGGACGATCGCCCACGATCGACGGGATGAACCGATCACGGAAGAGGCTAATGTACGGGTTTTGCGCCTCATCCCGAATGACCTTCATGAGGTCTTTCGAGGAATAGATGGAATAGTTGCTGAACTGATTATCAACCACCGTCAGCCTGGTCGGAAAATAGACGGAAGAAATCAGCTCCAGCCATTTATCGATCATGAAAAGGCTGCCTCGATAGGCATCCAGGTCGTAAAACCCTTCGCCCCGCAGCGTTTCTTTGGCCAGCTCCACGCGATCAATGAGGTAGGAGAACCGATCCAGTGATTCGACGACCTTCGCGTAATGCTCCCGGCTCCCAGGACCGGTATCTCCGGACTGGCTCCGCTCAAGCGCTCGTTGCTTGTCCAGCAATTGCTGGTGAACTTCGACCCCGAAAGACCTCGTCAGCACCTGATCCAGCAATTCGATGCCAAGATCCCGCTGGGAGACGTTCGTCACCCCGGCTTGATGCAGAAATCCGGTCAATGATGGGAGACTGAGATAGGGCTGCGAGGGATGCCACGTCGGAGGGAAAAGCAACGAAACTTTCATGGAAGACACTTTCTAATATCTTCGGAAAATCAGATAGTTTCGAGTGGTTTGATCGTTCGTTTATACACTCCCCCATTTGCCAATTGCAACCCTGTCTCCCGTCCCATCTTCCACGGAGAACAGGCCTGACTGGCTGCGCGAACGGATCGCCAAAAGAAGAAGCCCCGGATCATTTCGCCACTCACGTGACGCCGACCCGGGGCCCCTCTATTTCACGACGCTCGACGCCTTAGCGAAGAACGCTGGTCTCTCCAGAGACCGGTTCGCTCACGGAAGCTTGAGCGTGAACCAGGTGGAGAGCGCCTTCATACCGTTGCGCTCGATGTTGTTCCCATCCCACACCGCAAACGCGATGGGCACAGACATCCCCGCCTTGAATTGCGTATCGTTGGCATCGCCGGTCTCCAGGCTGCGCTTGATGACCACGCGCCATGTCGGACCAGTGTATCCACCGCCCTTGACGGAACCTGACGGCTCCCACACGCCATTCCCGATCACATCCTGATGGGCCTGGGTGGTCAAGGTGCTGAATCCGTTGGCATTCAGGTCTTCCACCGAGCTCACACGGAGCGTCGGATCGGACATGATGTTACCGGACCAAATGCCTGAGTTGAAGGGCCCAAGGCTCCGACCGATCCGGTCAGGATAGGTCACGCCGCCAGCCGGCTCTTCAAAGTAGTAATCCCAGAAAATGCCGGGATACTGATCGTCCACATCCCACATACCAGCGCTGTCCTTGCCCAAGTCCTTCTGCCATTCCGCGTTCCACCGCCAGATGTTGGTGGTTCCGCCAGACTGGCCCATGCACTGGAAGGGCGGCGCACCGGCTGTGTTCACCGGGAACATGATCGCGGCCTGGTCACGGAAATCCTGCGGACCGATGGCCGTATCGTTCTTGGTCTGATCGCTCCACTCCACCCGCAACCCAAGCTCCTTGCCATTGCTCATGGCCTTGACGAACATCGACTTCACGGAGATGTTCGGGTGCATCGGGGTGGTGATCAGCTGACCGCTCAAAGGAACCACGACACCAGGAACGCTCTCCCACACGGGATTTGCGCCATCCATGGGAATCGGGCCCTTGACCGCCTTCGCCGGGATGGTCACCGGCTGGCTTACGGCCAATGGGACTTGCCCGATCGTCAGCATCACGCCGACAACGAGGGCAGAGAGAAGAATGCCAAACACCAATTTCTTGTTGGTCGTCTGCACAACTCTCATACGACTAACCCCTCCTCTCAATTAAATGATTAATGACATCGCCCAATATGACTGCCGACTAGAAAACTGAAAATAATTGCACGGAACTTACGCAGTTCCGACCGGTCCACCCTCCTCTTTATCCTTCTCCTTGTCCTTCACGTCCATGAACGACTGCGCCCCGACTTCGTTCAGGAGCATGCTCAACTCATTGCCCTGGTCCTGCGCACCGCACTCATAGGTCTGGCCTTCCGGCGAATTGAAGGTGGCCGGACGATAATCGGTTTCCGTATAAGGCTGCGGTGTCACACCCAGGAAGGCGGTCTCAAACTCCATCCAATCGGACGTCATATCGGCCACGATTTTGAAGAGGCCCGAATCCGACTTCTTCGTCAACATGCGGCAAAACAGCGGAACCCACCGGCCGATATGGTTTTTAACGAATTTCTTTTGCGCATCGACGACGATCTGCGTCTTCTCGGCCCCGTCGTGACACCGCGAATACGACTCTTTGTAAGCGAGGAAATGCATGAACTCAAATTCGACGCTCAGGTGGTCGAGACGCTCGTGGATATCCTTCGACAGCTCGACACCGAAGGCCTTGTAGAATCCCGCGATGTCGCCCATGGTGTGCGATTGCGCAAAGACGTGGTCGTTGCCGAACAGGGTCTCGTAAGGAGGACAATCGAGCGTAATGACATTGCTAAACACCCGCCGGTGCTCCGACTGGAGATCGCTCAACTGCCAGTTCACACATTCGGTCGCAATGAGCTTTTCAATATGATCGAGCTGCTTCTTCAGCGCCGCCAGCTTCTGCTTCGCGCGGTCGCCACCCTGATTCGCGTCCAGCGCAGCCTGCAAGGCGTCCAGCGCGGCACGGCCATCCTCAACGAACTCCCCGCACTGCAGATAGTCAAGAAATTCCTCGTCTTCTGGATACAAAAGGCTCCAGGAGATCAAGAGATAGAGCTTGCTGCGGTTCAGGGCTCGCTCGACGGCGGGGGAATCTTTAATGGTCGGGGTAGTCGGAATAACGGCAGCAGCCGTGGTTGTTGCGCTCTGCACCGGTTGTTTACTCGTCATGGCAATTGTCTCCTGGATGTCAGACTCAACCCAGGCCTCACAGCTCACACAAGTCCCGCACTAACTGCACACACTACCTTCACGGGCCTGCGTATGATAGGTAAAGGTCCTCTGGATGTCAAGCAAGAACTCCTGCGCGAACCAGCAAAATCGAACGAACAAATTTCCTCTTTCAATCGCTGCGAATTTCATGATTTTCAGACAGTCACGTTCAAATCCTGTCTTGACTTTTTACCACAAACCGGCCATCTGCCTGGCCGGCGTCACCCGTATGGCAACATGATCGTTCACCGTCTTGCACACATGCTCACAAATGCCGCAGCCGACGCACCGCTCGTGTGAAATCACTAATCGCATCTCGCCGAAATCCATCGCCAACGCATCGACCGGACACCTGGAGACGCAGGCGTGGCAACCCTGGCCAGCGGTACAGAGCCGATGCGTGACCACGGCACTGCCCATCCGGACATCCCGCACATGGCTAACCGGCTCCAGCGCCTCCTCCGCACAGGCAGCGACGCAGGGCAGATCCTCACAAAGCAGGCAGGGCGACTGGTCTGCATAGAGAATCGGCAACCCATCCGCCGGATGACATACGATCGCGCCCGGATCACACGCCTTCACGCAATCGCCACACTTGGTGCAACGATCCAGAAACAGCGCTTCTTCAACCGCGCCGGGCGGGCGCAACCAATCCGCGCGCAAGACCGGCGCAGAGACTTCCGGCGTCACCTCGGTCTGCTTGGAGAATTCCTGGGCGGCCTTGGCCACAGACAGGACGGAGTCCTTCAGAAAATCACGCCGCCCGTATGATGGATCGGAAGCCATATGCGCGCAACCTACATGACGCCGTCTGCACGCAGCTTATATACTTCTACACAGCGATCGCAGGCGCCGTACTCGATGTCCCACCCCGGATGATTTTCCCGGATAAAGTCCAGCACATAGGGCTCCAGCTTTGTGCCCATATCCTCCACCCACGAATAGGTCGGAAAACGGCACAACGGACAGGGGAACCCCGGCATCAGCATGACTTTATTTTCGGACTCCGGAACTTCTCCCCCCTCCACATCGACGGCGCGATCCATGACACGCAACGTGTCAGTCGACATTTCGATCAACTCGGAGTGGGTGAAATAGGACGTCTGCCACAACCCTTCGAACACTGACTTCAGCTGAGGCGGGGGAATCTTCCGGTACCAGGACCGGAACTCTTTGAACCGGTCTTCCTTGCTCAGCATCGGTTCCTTGCCCGCCGTGCTCAGCCGGCTATCGACACTCACGCTCCAGAGCACGCGGTACCGCTGGAGAATCAGCGTTTCTTCTCCGGGGTTCTGCCCCACCTTCGTATCGGGATCGTAGCCGAACACCGGATCCAGCATATCGGAGATATGCATCAGTTCATGGCGGCAATAGCGCGTGAGGGCCGGATCGTAAAACCGGCGGGGAATCAGCTTAATACCGACGCCCTTCAGGCCCTTTTCCTCAAACTGCTTGGCCAGCTCCTGCTCAACAGACCCCCACTTGCGCAGAATATCGACGCCTTCCTGGTCTTCCTTCAACACACCCTTGACCAGCACGATGCCGACCTTGTCTTTCAACAACGGATACTCATTGAACGAATCGCGGATAATGTCCGAGAACCCCCAGGTGCCGAACAGATACTGATAGAGCTTCTTGAACTCCCCTTCCCGATCCTCCAGCATAAACTTCTCGTAGATCGGATCGGCATACTCATGGAACTCCTTATAATAGGTCGGATCGCCCTCGCGTTCCGTCTTTTCCACAAAGGAGTCAATGACCTCTTGGAGCAATGCGGGCTGAAACCTGATTTCCATTGGAAGCCTCGAAGCGTTGGGGTTGCGTCAGATCGAACCGGAGCACCAGCCGAGCCTCTCGGAGCCTCGTTACCGGCGGCTGGAGCCACCTTGACTTGGCTGCTGAGCATCTCTTACGATCGTTCAGATTCGACCGGAGTATACTGGCCTGAAAAGCCGATTTGCAATCAAGGGGGACCATGAGCGTGTCCCCGGTGACTGGAGACCCTATGCCTGAACACACGATGACCCCGCCGATGCCAAACGCCGCCCAGGGAACGCAGCCAACCACGGCGCCCACCGCGCCGATCGATTTTCTGGAGTACT from the Nitrospira sp. genome contains:
- the tatA gene encoding twin-arginine translocase TatA/TatE family subunit, translating into MFGSLGFTELILILVIVLIIFGAGKLPQLGEGLGKAIKGFKKSVHEADAIEAEAQAQAQAAQQQAAAPAQVITAAPAQAITVDQSAAVAQPATRA
- a CDS encoding tetratricopeptide repeat protein codes for the protein MPAATALDPGDQPLSPDEEIVEIEKLLATEPDDFQARCRLGELYFSKGRLDDALAEVKKSIEMAEGLRAEMNRSLAMYYSNLGTIYATKNMADEAEAEFKHALEVFPHDVLSLFNLGRVYADKKKYMEAKDYYERLVEITPEDPIAWYNLAGVYIELDNPQVSDYNTIDMGIQCYLRTLELEPRHLEASFKLMEIALNHKKTDLAIKVMESAVEHNPDEPLAYYNLISVYDKCKMFEQAEEARKRLKERFAKKAKESSAS
- a CDS encoding radical SAM protein, whose translation is MKVSLLFPPTWHPSQPYLSLPSLTGFLHQAGVTNVSQRDLGIELLDQVLTRSFGVEVHQQLLDKQRALERSQSGDTGPGSREHYAKVVESLDRFSYLIDRVELAKETLRGEGFYDLDAYRGSLFMIDKWLELISSVYFPTRLTVVDNQFSNYSIYSSKDLMKVIRDEAQNPYISLFRDRFIPSIVGDRPDIIGVSITATSQIIPGLTLCRLIKEAAPDLHVTIGGSIFTRLVDNIRRCPSLFDLADDIVVFEGETALLELVNQMAGKKDFSRVPNLIYRQNGKITVNQPFYSENVNQLPAPNYDGFPLDKYLSPEPVLPVQFSRGCYYKDCAFCALTLDHQNFRQKDPGRTIEELEWLKQRYGAQYFFFTDECFALAPTKRLCQQMVERKLDIKWTCEMRFEKNLSRELLASMRDAGCLKIVFGLESFNQRIMDFMKKGIKQEWVRRIADDCVDLGIAVHCYIIVGFPTEKEEEALETMNFVVENKKLHESFGFSCQPCLFDLEKEAPIMSDPGGYGIRRIMRPSAEDLSLGFFYEVQEGMTPEQSEKLYQYVYERISEVVCELPFNYSMADGLLYIAREKQAPQPIGSS
- a CDS encoding ethylbenzene dehydrogenase-related protein, giving the protein MRVVQTTNKKLVFGILLSALVVGVMLTIGQVPLAVSQPVTIPAKAVKGPIPMDGANPVWESVPGVVVPLSGQLITTPMHPNISVKSMFVKAMSNGKELGLRVEWSDQTKNDTAIGPQDFRDQAAIMFPVNTAGAPPFQCMGQSGGTTNIWRWNAEWQKDLGKDSAGMWDVDDQYPGIFWDYYFEEPAGGVTYPDRIGRSLGPFNSGIWSGNIMSDPTLRVSSVEDLNANGFSTLTTQAHQDVIGNGVWEPSGSVKGGGYTGPTWRVVIKRSLETGDANDTQFKAGMSVPIAFAVWDGNNIERNGMKALSTWFTLKLP
- a CDS encoding molecular chaperone TorD family protein, with the translated sequence MTSKQPVQSATTTAAAVIPTTPTIKDSPAVERALNRSKLYLLISWSLLYPEDEEFLDYLQCGEFVEDGRAALDALQAALDANQGGDRAKQKLAALKKQLDHIEKLIATECVNWQLSDLQSEHRRVFSNVITLDCPPYETLFGNDHVFAQSHTMGDIAGFYKAFGVELSKDIHERLDHLSVEFEFMHFLAYKESYSRCHDGAEKTQIVVDAQKKFVKNHIGRWVPLFCRMLTKKSDSGLFKIVADMTSDWMEFETAFLGVTPQPYTETDYRPATFNSPEGQTYECGAQDQGNELSMLLNEVGAQSFMDVKDKEKDKEEGGPVGTA
- a CDS encoding 4Fe-4S binding protein — encoded protein: MASDPSYGRRDFLKDSVLSVAKAAQEFSKQTEVTPEVSAPVLRADWLRPPGAVEEALFLDRCTKCGDCVKACDPGAIVCHPADGLPILYADQSPCLLCEDLPCVAACAEEALEPVSHVRDVRMGSAVVTHRLCTAGQGCHACVSRCPVDALAMDFGEMRLVISHERCVGCGICEHVCKTVNDHVAIRVTPARQMAGLW